A genomic segment from Aegilops tauschii subsp. strangulata cultivar AL8/78 chromosome 1, Aet v6.0, whole genome shotgun sequence encodes:
- the LOC109784663 gene encoding probable inactive shikimate kinase like 2, chloroplastic: MAAMSIAATTCCSSSSFPANHSRHIATYSRASRLPLHRPAWRRSLLAASPPASRLRFRPRTSLSASPAAAHDYEFTDTNGEVELRLDIGKLGIESSRDVFVDVDDMSLLIRAKSDGTLRTLMNVGTLFDRVKSSETIWFIDEDQLVVNLKKVEQELKWPDIDESWKSLTAGITQLLTGISVHIVGDSTDINEAVAKEIAEGIGYLPVCTSELLESATQKSVDTWAASEGVDSVAEAECVVLESLSSHVRTVVATLGGKQGAASRFDKWQYLHSGFTVWLSVSEAGDEASAKEEARRSVSTVSVAYAKADVVVKLGGWDPEYTRAVAQGCLVALKQLTLADKKLAGKKSLYIRLGCRGDWPNIEPPGWDPQSDAPPTNI, translated from the exons ATGGCGGCCATGTCCATTGCAGCCACCACctgctgctcctcctcctccttccccgcaAACCACAGCCGGCACATCGCAACTTACTCCCGTGCGTCTCGCCTTCCTCTTCATCGGCCAGCTTGGCGTCGCTCTCTCCTTGCTGCCTCCCCGCCGGCGAGCCGCCTCCGCTTCCGCCCCCGGACCTCCCTGTCGGCGTCTCCGGCCGCAGCGCACGACTACGAG TTTACCGATACAAACGGAGAGGTGGAGCTGAGGCTAGACATCGGAAAGCTTGGCATTGAGAGTTCAAGAGATGTTTTTGTTGATGTCGATGACATGTCCCTGCTCATCAGAGCCAAGTCTGATGGAACACTGAGGACTTTGATGAATGTTGGAACGCTATTCGACAGGGTTAAGTCTTCTGAGACGATATG GTTCATTGACGAGGATCAGTTGGTGGTGAACCTGAAGAAAGTCGAGCAAGAGCTGAAATGGCCCGACATTGATGAATCTTGGAAATCCCTCACTGCTGGGATCACACAGTTGTTGACGGGGATCAGCGTTCACATAGTTGGTGACTCCACGGATATTAACGAGGCGGTCGCTAAAGAGATCGCTGAGGGCATCGG GTATCTCCCAGTTTGTACAAGTGAGCTGCTAGAGAGTGCCACTCAAAAGTCTGTTGACACCT GGGCGGCCTCGGAAGGAGTGGACTCTGTAGCTGAAGCGGAGTGTGTTGTCCTAGAAAGCCTTAGCAG CCATGTCCGTACCGTGGTAGCGACTCTGGGTGGCAAGCAAGGAGCGGCGAGCAGGTTCGACAAATGGCAGTATCTTCATTCCGGGTTCACGGTGTGGTTGTCGGTGTCCGAGGCCGGTG ACGAGGCCTCTGCCAAAGAGGAAGCCCGGAGAAGCGTTAGCACTGTTAGCGTGGCTTATGCCAAGGCTGATGTGGTGGTGAAGCTGGGTGGATGGGACCCGGAGTACACGCGAGCTGTGGCACAGGGCTGCCTTGTTGCCTTGAAGCAGCTCACCTTGGCAGACAAGAAGCTAGCAG GGAAGAAGAGCCTTTACATCAGGCTAGGCTGTCGAGGGGACTGGCCCAACATCGAGCCACCCGGCTGGGATCCTCAATCAGATGCCCCGCCCACCAACATCTAG